A genomic stretch from uncultured Pseudodesulfovibrio sp. includes:
- a CDS encoding acidic tetraheme cytochrome c3 TmcA, which translates to MHKKNTIKLAASMLTIIALVIAYMAPAAFAQDDMTMIPVDAFAKLERPQVPFMHDAHNEKAQLEDCVACHHGKTEDGKQDLENSSDGETCASCHAVERTDGGTPLMRAYHKQCIDCHEQQAKGPVACGECHAK; encoded by the coding sequence ATGCACAAGAAAAATACCATTAAGCTTGCGGCCTCCATGCTGACCATCATTGCGCTGGTCATCGCATACATGGCTCCGGCCGCCTTTGCTCAGGACGACATGACAATGATCCCCGTGGACGCATTCGCCAAGCTCGAACGCCCGCAGGTACCCTTCATGCATGACGCTCACAATGAAAAGGCCCAATTGGAAGACTGCGTTGCCTGTCACCACGGCAAGACCGAAGACGGCAAGCAGGATCTCGAAAACTCCAGCGACGGCGAAACCTGTGCATCCTGCCACGCGGTAGAACGCACTGACGGCGGCACCCCGCTGATGCGCGCCTACCACAAGCAGTGCATTGACTGCCACGAGCAGCAGGCCAAAGGCCCGGTTGCCTGCGGCGAATGCCACGCAAAGTAG
- a CDS encoding electron transfer complex ferredoxin TmcB: protein MSHIADRIISDVGLEVGVAGLTTEKIEKVVNQMLKGETGAKLRAYKETCMRCGLCSQGCHYYMSHDQDPSYSPVNKATETMYELMEKKGKVEPQRIYEMAQMAYTECNLCKRCAHYCPIGIDTGYIMSMVRRICYLLDVVPQYIRDTSHSHSSTMNQMWVKDDEWIDTLQWQEDEARDEFPDLRIPLDKEGADIYYSVIAPEPKFRTQLIYQAAAIMNAAGCDWTMPSHPGWDNSDMCMFVGDFENMGRLKRAHYESAQKLRVKRIVMGECGHAFRSVYDMGNRWLGHKKMPVPVIHAIDFYWELIRDNKIKITHKYEKPVTIQDPCNIIRGRGLMDKLRDVVHYLCEEVVEMTPNREHNYCCCAGGGVINCGPPFKNTRMTGNRVKAEQLKATGVKDVVIPCHNCHGGIEDIIGYYDLGMHGKFIGDIIYELMEKPEV, encoded by the coding sequence ATGAGTCACATAGCTGACAGAATCATATCCGATGTCGGCCTTGAGGTCGGTGTCGCCGGTCTGACCACCGAAAAGATCGAGAAAGTGGTCAACCAAATGCTCAAAGGTGAAACCGGTGCCAAACTCCGGGCGTACAAAGAGACCTGCATGCGTTGCGGCCTCTGCTCTCAGGGTTGCCACTACTACATGTCCCATGACCAGGACCCGAGTTATTCTCCGGTCAACAAGGCTACGGAGACCATGTATGAACTGATGGAGAAAAAGGGCAAGGTCGAACCCCAGCGCATCTATGAGATGGCGCAGATGGCCTACACCGAATGCAACTTGTGCAAACGGTGCGCTCACTACTGTCCCATCGGTATTGACACCGGTTACATCATGTCCATGGTGCGCCGCATCTGTTACCTGCTGGACGTTGTTCCGCAGTACATACGCGACACATCACACTCCCACTCCTCCACCATGAACCAGATGTGGGTCAAGGATGACGAGTGGATCGACACCCTGCAATGGCAGGAAGACGAAGCTCGCGACGAGTTCCCGGATCTGCGCATTCCTTTGGACAAAGAGGGAGCGGACATCTACTACTCGGTCATCGCGCCGGAACCCAAGTTCCGTACCCAGCTCATCTACCAGGCTGCCGCCATCATGAACGCAGCCGGTTGCGACTGGACCATGCCGTCCCATCCCGGTTGGGATAACTCGGACATGTGCATGTTCGTCGGTGATTTCGAAAACATGGGCCGTCTGAAACGCGCTCACTACGAATCTGCTCAGAAGTTGCGCGTCAAGCGCATCGTCATGGGCGAATGTGGTCACGCCTTCCGCTCTGTCTACGACATGGGCAACCGCTGGCTGGGCCATAAAAAGATGCCGGTTCCCGTTATCCACGCTATCGACTTCTACTGGGAGTTGATCCGCGACAACAAGATCAAGATCACGCATAAATACGAAAAACCCGTCACAATTCAGGATCCGTGCAACATCATCCGCGGCCGTGGTCTCATGGACAAGCTGCGCGATGTCGTCCACTACCTTTGTGAGGAAGTCGTCGAAATGACTCCCAACCGTGAGCACAACTACTGTTGCTGCGCCGGTGGCGGTGTCATCAACTGTGGTCCGCCGTTCAAGAACACCCGCATGACTGGCAACAGAGTCAAGGCCGAGCAGCTCAAGGCTACCGGCGTCAAGGATGTTGTCATCCCATGCCATAACTGCCACGGCGGCATTGAAGATATCATCGGTTATTATGATCTCGGCATGCACGGAAAGTTCATCGGCGATATCATTTATGAACTGATGGAAAAACCGGAAGTGTAA
- a CDS encoding TadE/TadG family type IV pilus assembly protein — MNKSRNTQHRRGLASIEMALLLPIFMLLLIGIMDVGRLYWIQSVVRDAAFEGVRAAILHESTNSQIESIVTQELLSGGINQSSTVGISDRQASQPVTIEVSVPFEFFVIDSLIPSIDGPTNISAAAVMIHER, encoded by the coding sequence ATGAACAAGAGCAGAAACACTCAACACAGACGAGGATTGGCCTCCATAGAGATGGCCTTGTTGTTGCCAATTTTCATGCTGCTCCTGATCGGCATTATGGATGTTGGGCGGCTGTATTGGATACAAAGCGTTGTCCGCGACGCTGCCTTTGAAGGGGTACGAGCGGCTATTCTTCACGAAAGCACAAACAGTCAGATCGAATCCATCGTCACTCAAGAGTTGCTTTCCGGCGGCATCAATCAATCTTCAACGGTCGGAATCAGCGACCGTCAGGCATCACAACCCGTTACAATCGAAGTCTCCGTCCCCTTCGAATTCTTTGTCATCGACAGTCTGATCCCGTCCATAGACGGACCGACCAATATTTCGGCAGCGGCCGTCATGATACATGAGAGGTAA
- a CDS encoding response regulator: MADIKVLLVDDEAGFRKTLGKRLDRRGMIVQEADSGVQALEAMKIFEPDVVLLDVKMPGMDGLTTLHKIKLINPLVEVVMLTGHANMDIAIHGMELGAFDYLMKPVEFEELLYKLEDASTRKRHREEKITAKEHSQ; the protein is encoded by the coding sequence ATGGCAGACATCAAGGTGCTTCTCGTGGATGATGAAGCTGGTTTTCGCAAAACATTGGGCAAACGCCTCGACAGGCGGGGTATGATCGTTCAAGAAGCGGATTCCGGCGTACAGGCGCTTGAGGCGATGAAGATTTTTGAACCGGATGTCGTCTTGTTGGATGTCAAGATGCCCGGTATGGACGGCTTGACCACTCTGCATAAGATCAAGCTCATTAATCCGTTGGTTGAGGTGGTCATGCTTACAGGCCACGCCAATATGGATATTGCCATCCATGGTATGGAACTGGGGGCATTTGATTATCTGATGAAGCCTGTGGAGTTCGAGGAACTCTTATACAAGCTGGAAGATGCTTCTACCCGCAAACGGCATCGAGAAGAAAAAATCACGGCCAAGGAACATAGCCAATAG
- a CDS encoding TadE family protein, producing the protein MRSNDSNKQGAMALEFAILMSLLLIPLFSGMWDASQLIDINQILTRAAREGVVMASRGDDPVEQVQAFIESAGLESNKLVVNVELGQEDPDLGQEVAVKLNYSLSGSTMLPWDELLPSGISIAAYAKVE; encoded by the coding sequence ATGCGTAGCAACGATTCAAATAAACAAGGCGCCATGGCCCTTGAATTCGCCATTCTCATGTCACTGCTGCTTATCCCTCTGTTTTCAGGCATGTGGGACGCATCTCAACTCATTGACATAAATCAGATTTTAACACGTGCAGCAAGAGAAGGTGTCGTCATGGCCTCACGCGGAGACGACCCAGTTGAACAGGTGCAGGCCTTTATTGAATCGGCAGGACTTGAATCAAACAAGCTTGTCGTAAACGTGGAACTCGGCCAGGAAGATCCTGACCTTGGTCAGGAAGTCGCCGTAAAGCTGAATTATTCTCTCTCAGGAAGCACCATGCTTCCATGGGATGAACTCTTGCCTAGCGGCATTTCCATCGCTGCCTACGCCAAAGTGGAGTAA
- a CDS encoding PEP/pyruvate-binding domain-containing protein, with product MSIFDWLPWRARKKSPEELAEIRRVFAARYDHFRLLIQANTRAHELIGELEEALRGFTPYGMQYVNTLCTRISTSIFQMVRHLGELDAKGHDELVASMESINERIMAALAPESHEVGGELVVDLSSVGRDHADLCGPKMAMLGEAGQSLGLNIPAGFVITVAAYRRFIEAGGLRPEVARLIQATDSNDREALFRTSSDIMQLVMDTRLPDDLAEAILTAYNRLSDQLGERPDLAVRSSALGEDAEGSSYAGQYRSVLNVNRDSLLDAYKEVLASKFTRQAMAYRMNRGIRDEDVAMSVGCMTMVDAMCGGVAYSRNPVNVRDEAVSIHSVWGLPKPVVDGTAETDVFLVNRETLVVSERIIAEKPDMFVCSPETGVCRESMLEELRCEPSLTDEQAATVAREAVRIEMQFGIPQDIEWAMTRDGVFHLLQCRPLMQIESSSVPHVSAAELPKPVLSGGRVASPGVGVGPAYSVRKDVDALTFPDGGVMILKHALPSRAALLDRCSALISEQGGMAGHLANVAREFGVPALFGVKGVVGNFENGRILTVDADGHAVYDGAVEALLVEKPRERIMRGSPVQAALRKAARHIVRLNLTNPESPEFKPENCKTLHDIMRYCHEKGVSGMFEFGTDNDFIEAASRQLICDVPKQFWVLNLDDGFLPEGEHRADQCIMLEHVDSYPMHALWEGMQAVQWEGPPPVHTKGLMSVMFEATMNPDLNPSSGTRYTQKNYFMISKNYCSLQSRFGFHFCGVESLVSDRTSENYASFQFKGGAANVERRILRARFVGDLLEDLDFRVRVRQDNMFARVEGLPRKAMARRLKFWGT from the coding sequence ATGAGTATTTTTGATTGGCTTCCGTGGAGAGCACGGAAGAAAAGCCCTGAGGAACTGGCGGAAATCCGTCGGGTCTTTGCGGCTCGGTACGATCATTTTCGTCTTCTGATTCAGGCCAATACGCGTGCCCATGAATTGATAGGCGAACTTGAAGAGGCACTGCGGGGATTTACGCCGTATGGGATGCAGTATGTGAACACGCTGTGCACCCGAATTTCCACGTCGATTTTTCAAATGGTCCGACATCTTGGAGAATTGGACGCAAAAGGCCATGACGAACTCGTTGCTTCCATGGAGTCCATCAATGAGCGCATCATGGCTGCGCTTGCCCCGGAAAGCCATGAGGTGGGTGGTGAGCTTGTTGTCGATCTCTCGTCAGTCGGACGGGATCACGCTGATTTGTGTGGTCCAAAAATGGCTATGCTCGGAGAGGCCGGCCAGTCTCTTGGGCTGAACATCCCTGCTGGATTCGTGATAACCGTTGCTGCTTATCGTCGTTTTATTGAAGCCGGAGGCCTGAGACCCGAGGTGGCACGACTCATTCAAGCCACTGATAGCAATGACAGGGAAGCCTTGTTTCGTACTTCGTCAGATATAATGCAGCTGGTTATGGATACCCGACTGCCCGATGATCTGGCTGAAGCCATTTTGACCGCCTATAATCGATTGAGTGACCAGCTTGGCGAACGACCGGATCTGGCTGTCCGCTCCAGTGCTTTGGGCGAGGACGCCGAAGGTTCATCATATGCCGGACAGTATCGGTCCGTGCTGAACGTGAACCGCGATTCATTGCTTGATGCCTACAAGGAAGTGCTGGCTTCAAAATTTACCAGACAGGCTATGGCCTATCGCATGAATCGCGGTATACGGGACGAGGACGTTGCCATGAGCGTGGGATGTATGACCATGGTTGACGCCATGTGCGGAGGCGTGGCCTATTCGCGGAATCCGGTGAACGTTCGGGATGAAGCTGTGTCCATTCATTCTGTCTGGGGGTTGCCGAAACCTGTTGTGGATGGCACTGCTGAGACTGATGTCTTTCTGGTGAATCGGGAAACTCTGGTCGTGAGTGAACGGATAATAGCCGAAAAACCGGACATGTTCGTGTGCAGTCCGGAGACTGGCGTTTGCCGGGAAAGCATGTTGGAAGAATTACGGTGTGAACCGTCTCTGACTGATGAACAGGCTGCGACTGTCGCACGCGAGGCTGTGCGTATCGAAATGCAATTCGGTATTCCTCAGGACATCGAATGGGCCATGACTCGCGATGGCGTTTTTCATTTGTTGCAATGCAGACCGCTTATGCAGATCGAATCCTCCAGTGTGCCTCATGTTTCTGCTGCCGAGTTGCCGAAACCCGTGTTGTCCGGCGGACGGGTCGCCAGCCCTGGAGTGGGCGTCGGCCCAGCCTATTCCGTACGCAAGGACGTGGATGCACTGACTTTCCCTGACGGGGGAGTGATGATTCTCAAACACGCTTTGCCCAGCCGCGCGGCGTTGCTTGATCGATGCAGTGCATTGATTTCTGAACAGGGTGGAATGGCTGGTCATTTGGCCAATGTGGCCAGAGAATTTGGTGTACCTGCCCTGTTTGGAGTGAAAGGAGTGGTCGGAAATTTCGAGAATGGACGAATCCTCACTGTGGATGCCGACGGGCACGCCGTGTATGATGGGGCAGTGGAAGCCCTGCTTGTCGAGAAACCCAGAGAGCGGATCATGCGCGGAAGCCCTGTGCAGGCAGCGCTCAGGAAGGCTGCGCGGCATATTGTCCGTCTGAATCTGACCAATCCGGAATCTCCCGAGTTTAAACCTGAGAATTGCAAGACACTCCATGATATCATGCGGTATTGTCATGAGAAGGGCGTGTCTGGAATGTTTGAATTCGGTACGGATAATGATTTTATCGAGGCCGCCAGCCGCCAGCTTATCTGCGATGTCCCAAAACAGTTCTGGGTGCTCAACCTTGACGATGGTTTTTTGCCCGAAGGTGAGCATAGAGCTGACCAGTGTATAATGTTAGAGCATGTGGACTCTTATCCGATGCATGCTTTGTGGGAAGGAATGCAGGCTGTGCAGTGGGAAGGGCCGCCGCCGGTTCACACCAAGGGGCTTATGTCGGTCATGTTTGAGGCGACCATGAACCCGGACCTGAATCCATCGTCGGGAACCCGGTATACCCAGAAAAATTACTTCATGATTTCAAAGAATTATTGTTCTTTGCAATCCCGTTTCGGCTTTCATTTTTGTGGTGTGGAGTCATTGGTGTCTGATCGAACCAGTGAAAATTACGCCAGCTTCCAATTCAAGGGCGGTGCAGCCAATGTGGAACGCCGCATCCTGCGAGCACGTTTCGTGGGAGATCTGTTGGAAGATCTCGATTTTCGGGTTCGTGTGCGTCAGGATAACATGTTCGCCCGTGTCGAAGGACTCCCCCGTAAGGCCATGGCTAGACGGTTGAAATTCTGGGGTACCTGA
- a CDS encoding c-type cytochrome: protein MKRLLAIMTVVFCFGVTAAFAVDGGALYKQRCAKCHKDGTESSKAGGGVVLKGQSSGEISMKMNGYADGSYGGMKKKTMIRIASQLEAQEIKAVAEYIGSM, encoded by the coding sequence ATGAAAAGGCTCCTTGCAATAATGACCGTGGTTTTCTGTTTCGGTGTGACCGCAGCCTTTGCCGTGGACGGCGGGGCATTATACAAGCAGCGGTGTGCCAAATGCCATAAGGATGGTACCGAATCATCCAAGGCTGGAGGCGGGGTTGTCCTCAAAGGACAGAGCAGTGGAGAGATCTCGATGAAAATGAACGGTTATGCAGATGGTTCATACGGCGGGATGAAAAAGAAAACCATGATTCGTATTGCCAGCCAGCTTGAGGCTCAGGAGATCAAGGCCGTTGCAGAGTACATCGGTTCCATGTAG
- a CDS encoding pilus assembly protein TadG-related protein — MTILHNLLSREQGMASIMVGLSMAALMGVCALAVDVGRIYVKRGALQTAADAGALAGANSFLAEGSDIEKLRAIITNYAERNLTAADIPNDSVTPTDIVFLRNGVPDEENPDQVEVTVTLSEAQGNPFPLYFGKAIGIPFTTIQVVSRAGLVGICSSKCVKPFVVPTKFTWNDSAAPATKYFENGTLDVDSVQEFDSVEVLGYTQDDVGTQIIIKPGDPSLTIAPGQYNLVDLPPINKGNPTTGAAMVKENIEGCTGSNSEYAVEPGDELLIEPGNSAGPVKAGANTLIGLDPYAQWDTSTNSIEGSSFSDPLDSPRVVIMTFYDPRYPPTSGRNTITVYELGAFFIEDVDSGGNVTARFINTVAVDPEPGGSEDCLLRISRLMLDSSRQ; from the coding sequence ATGACAATTTTACACAATCTACTTTCACGGGAACAGGGGATGGCGAGCATCATGGTCGGCCTGAGCATGGCCGCATTAATGGGCGTGTGTGCCCTGGCTGTGGATGTGGGCCGAATCTATGTCAAGCGAGGCGCGCTCCAGACTGCCGCTGATGCCGGAGCCTTGGCCGGAGCTAACTCATTCCTGGCGGAAGGGAGTGACATAGAAAAACTCAGAGCAATTATCACAAATTATGCAGAGCGAAACCTGACCGCTGCTGACATCCCGAATGATTCAGTGACGCCTACAGATATAGTATTCCTGAGAAACGGTGTTCCTGACGAAGAAAATCCCGATCAGGTCGAAGTGACCGTGACGCTCAGTGAGGCACAGGGCAATCCATTTCCACTGTACTTCGGCAAGGCAATCGGCATCCCCTTCACAACCATTCAAGTCGTATCCCGTGCAGGCTTAGTGGGTATCTGCTCAAGCAAGTGCGTCAAGCCATTCGTGGTACCCACCAAGTTTACATGGAATGACTCGGCTGCCCCTGCTACCAAATATTTTGAAAACGGCACATTGGACGTGGACAGCGTGCAGGAATTTGATTCGGTGGAAGTCCTTGGCTACACACAGGACGACGTCGGCACCCAGATCATAATCAAGCCGGGCGACCCAAGTCTGACCATTGCGCCCGGGCAATACAATCTTGTAGATTTGCCGCCCATCAATAAGGGCAACCCGACTACAGGCGCGGCCATGGTCAAGGAAAACATTGAAGGGTGCACGGGATCAAACAGTGAGTATGCAGTCGAACCCGGTGATGAACTGCTGATTGAACCGGGCAATTCGGCAGGCCCGGTCAAGGCAGGAGCCAATACCCTTATAGGACTGGACCCCTACGCGCAATGGGACACCTCGACAAACTCCATTGAAGGCAGCTCGTTCAGTGACCCCCTCGACAGCCCTCGCGTGGTCATCATGACCTTCTACGACCCGCGCTATCCGCCAACGAGTGGTAGAAACACCATCACAGTGTATGAACTTGGCGCTTTTTTCATTGAAGATGTGGACAGTGGCGGCAATGTGACAGCCCGTTTCATAAACACAGTAGCCGTCGACCCTGAACCGGGAGGCTCAGAGGACTGCCTGCTGCGCATAAGTCGACTCATGCTCGACTCCAGTCGACAATAG
- a CDS encoding response regulator, which yields MNDEPIRLLLVDDEAGFLDVLQKRLGKRGLDVTVAISGAEGIQTLRGKDFDVAVLDLKLEDMGGIEVLQIFKKMVPELPVIMLTGHGSEQAAREGMAHGAFDYMLKPCDLDDLLNKIRQAVGQAETGN from the coding sequence ATGAATGATGAGCCCATTCGCCTTCTTCTGGTGGACGATGAGGCCGGCTTTCTGGACGTGCTACAAAAGCGGCTGGGAAAGCGTGGACTTGATGTTACAGTTGCTATCAGTGGAGCCGAGGGCATACAGACACTGAGGGGTAAAGACTTTGACGTGGCCGTTCTTGACCTCAAGCTGGAGGACATGGGCGGTATCGAGGTCTTGCAGATATTCAAGAAGATGGTTCCGGAGTTGCCGGTGATCATGTTGACTGGTCACGGGAGTGAACAGGCTGCTCGGGAAGGAATGGCTCATGGCGCATTCGACTACATGCTCAAGCCGTGTGATCTTGATGATTTGTTGAATAAGATACGCCAGGCCGTCGGTCAGGCTGAAACTGGCAATTGA
- a CDS encoding electron transfer complex subunit TmcD, with protein sequence MGKISSWDWETGQKTVVKSLSPLEGHEWQEEPYVSPDGETVVAIVKVGDGEFSVRTNDSVWENTFDKIWYPKFTSDGRLTAICQQEMEWALSIDGELVGETTDYIWDTMISEDGSVVATMHKGMEKYSIATNGEPWETQFENINQPTMSKDGAHTAGVAQIDSMDAADIEAFKRGVYSVVVDGTPWEKKFLNVWTPTFNDKGDKVAAQVRVTVYDNTIAVDGTPWTSVYNQVWEPVFNPADDSVAAPVRLAGKWGVAKDGNILWEPRYVQCLELQYDASGKNLWAVVATSYGQFTACHNNAPWNESYPTANDLVVSPDGTRAGLLTSEYNENFRIVVDGTPWTGVYDMAWPVAFSADSKNVCAMVEKNGKRRILVNGKAFERDFDQAWPPVFNEDGTKVLIRAIENNSYIRIVAEVANF encoded by the coding sequence ATGGGAAAAATCTCCTCATGGGATTGGGAAACCGGCCAGAAAACGGTCGTTAAATCCTTGTCCCCACTCGAAGGGCACGAATGGCAAGAAGAGCCGTATGTTTCGCCTGACGGCGAGACAGTGGTCGCGATCGTCAAGGTTGGCGATGGTGAATTCTCCGTTCGTACCAACGATTCGGTTTGGGAAAACACGTTTGATAAGATCTGGTATCCGAAATTCACTTCGGACGGCAGGCTGACCGCCATTTGCCAACAGGAAATGGAATGGGCGCTGAGCATCGACGGTGAATTGGTTGGTGAAACAACCGATTACATCTGGGATACCATGATAAGCGAAGACGGCTCTGTTGTTGCCACCATGCACAAAGGAATGGAGAAATACTCCATCGCCACTAATGGAGAACCGTGGGAAACGCAGTTTGAGAACATCAACCAGCCCACAATGTCCAAGGATGGCGCACATACGGCAGGCGTCGCTCAGATTGACAGCATGGACGCAGCCGACATTGAAGCGTTCAAGCGCGGAGTCTACTCTGTAGTCGTTGACGGCACGCCGTGGGAAAAGAAATTCCTCAATGTCTGGACACCGACTTTCAACGACAAGGGCGACAAGGTTGCTGCCCAGGTCCGCGTCACCGTGTACGACAACACCATCGCTGTAGACGGCACGCCCTGGACTTCCGTTTATAATCAGGTGTGGGAACCCGTGTTCAACCCCGCAGACGACTCTGTTGCCGCCCCGGTCCGACTGGCTGGCAAGTGGGGCGTTGCCAAAGACGGCAACATCTTATGGGAACCCCGCTATGTGCAATGTCTTGAGTTGCAGTACGATGCTTCCGGAAAGAACCTGTGGGCTGTCGTTGCCACAAGCTACGGTCAATTTACGGCCTGCCACAACAACGCACCCTGGAATGAAAGCTATCCGACTGCTAACGACCTGGTCGTCAGCCCTGACGGCACTCGTGCCGGTCTGCTGACCAGTGAGTACAACGAGAACTTCCGCATCGTGGTCGACGGCACTCCTTGGACCGGCGTGTACGACATGGCTTGGCCTGTCGCATTCTCTGCCGACTCCAAGAACGTCTGCGCCATGGTCGAAAAAAACGGCAAACGCCGCATTCTCGTCAATGGCAAGGCTTTCGAACGCGACTTTGATCAGGCTTGGCCCCCGGTCTTCAATGAAGACGGTACCAAGGTGCTCATCCGCGCCATCGAAAACAACAGCTACATCCGCATTGTCGCGGAAGTAGCCAACTTCTAG
- a CDS encoding response regulator — translation MPANILLVDDEQGFVDTMAKRLDNRGLTVSTAYSGQQAVDALAVNHFIDVVVMDVKMPGMDGNEALKIVKAEYPLVEVIMLTGHATVESAIEGMKSGAFDYMMKPCDLEELLTKINEAYDKKQAQETKILEARARHIVLRRGD, via the coding sequence ATGCCTGCGAATATTCTGCTCGTTGATGATGAACAGGGTTTTGTTGACACCATGGCCAAGCGGTTGGACAATCGAGGTCTGACGGTTTCTACCGCATATAGTGGTCAACAGGCGGTGGACGCCCTGGCAGTGAACCATTTTATTGATGTGGTGGTTATGGACGTCAAGATGCCGGGTATGGACGGTAACGAGGCTCTGAAAATTGTCAAAGCGGAATATCCGTTGGTGGAAGTCATCATGCTGACCGGACATGCTACGGTTGAATCTGCCATTGAAGGCATGAAATCCGGCGCATTCGACTATATGATGAAGCCGTGCGACCTAGAAGAATTGTTGACAAAAATCAATGAAGCCTATGACAAAAAACAGGCACAGGAAACCAAGATCCTTGAAGCCAGGGCCAGACATATTGTCCTGCGCAGGGGCGACTAG
- a CDS encoding TmcC family electron transfer complex membrane anchor subunit, which translates to MTELYTFVTGPLAWVAFGIFIIGSIYRLVSMFALAKAKDGSSIAYMSWFYGLRSILAWMIPFKSMGWKSDPLMTVTTFVFHIGFLLVAVFLGAHVVLWDTAFGISLPSLPAQAGDIISFVVIAGCAVFAYRRLTLPHVKGVTRCQDWFALILVVLPFITGVLAYHQIGPVLLMTTLHVLSGELLIALIPFTRLSHALFVLFTRAYMGSEFGGVRHANDW; encoded by the coding sequence ATGACAGAATTATATACTTTCGTCACCGGCCCCCTCGCATGGGTTGCCTTCGGCATCTTCATCATCGGTTCCATTTACCGCCTGGTCAGCATGTTCGCTTTGGCCAAGGCCAAGGATGGTTCCTCAATCGCATACATGAGCTGGTTCTACGGACTGCGCTCGATTCTCGCGTGGATGATCCCCTTCAAGTCCATGGGATGGAAATCAGATCCTCTCATGACCGTGACCACCTTCGTGTTCCACATCGGTTTCCTGCTGGTTGCAGTATTCCTGGGCGCGCATGTGGTTTTATGGGATACCGCATTCGGCATCAGCCTCCCGAGTCTTCCGGCTCAGGCTGGTGACATCATCAGCTTCGTGGTCATCGCAGGCTGTGCGGTATTTGCATACCGTCGCCTCACGCTGCCCCACGTCAAGGGTGTCACCCGTTGCCAGGATTGGTTTGCCCTGATCCTCGTCGTGCTGCCGTTCATCACCGGCGTTCTGGCCTATCATCAGATAGGTCCGGTTCTCCTGATGACCACCCTGCACGTGCTCTCCGGTGAATTGCTGATCGCACTGATCCCGTTCACACGCCTGAGCCATGCGTTGTTCGTCCTCTTCACCAGGGCGTACATGGGTTCGGAGTTCGGCGGTGTCCGCCATGCCAATGACTGGTAG